The Polypterus senegalus isolate Bchr_013 chromosome 1, ASM1683550v1, whole genome shotgun sequence genomic sequence CTTACCTGTATACTAAAAACAGATCGCTTTCGAGAGTTCATTATTTTTGGTTCTACAGCAGCATTCTTTGTTCCCTTGGGCATTATGATGGTCATTTATCTTCTAACTATCCAAGCACTAAAAAAGAAGGCTTATTTACTCAAGTCTAAGACATCACAGAGGTGCATGTGGTCAACGGTTTCCACGGTTTTCCAAAGGGAGTTGCCAGGAGGCTCATCACTGGAAAAGTCAGACATGCTTGAtgggaataaaaaacaaatggctCACCTCTGTACTGGTGCTAGTGCTGATGGAGAAGCAAATTCCATTCCAAGTATTAATACTACATGTGAGGAAGAAATACCTATTAGAAGAATGTCTGCCATGGGTAAGAAGTCCATGCAGAATATAAGCAATGAGCAGAGGGCATCCAAAGTCCTGGGTAttgtgttctttttatttgttatcaTGTGGTGCCCATTCTTCATAACAAATATGACCTCAGTACTATGTGCAACTTGCAATCAAGAGATTATAAGTAGACTCATGGAGATTTTTGTGTGGGTTGGCTATGTCTCTTCTGGCATCAATCCATTAGTCTATACACTTTTCAACAAGACCTTCCGTGAGGCATTTAGTCGCTACATTACATGCAATTACAGTGGGACAAAGCCACACAGACTGCATGGAAAGAGCAAGACCAGAATCTCTTTCCATTGTTCTGTAGCAGAGAATTCTAAGTTCTTAATGAAGCACAGTATGAGGAATGGAATCAGTAATAGGACTTATCAAGGGCCTCTGTGGCGAAAGCCTGTCCCTATTCAGTCCTCAGCAACTGTTCTTCTGGACACATTGCTCCTTAATGAACATGATAACAGCAAACATGAGGAGCAGGTGAGCTGTGTATAGATAATTTCTTTGGTAATCAAACAGCTCCCACTGATAACTGTTTTGGTAATTGCGCGAGTTTGGCCAGACTGTAGTTAGTTATTTGGTTCTGGATACATTTTAGAGGCATGGAGTTCAATTAACTCATTCTGACCATAGGTGTGATTAAcgactttaaaataaaatgtctagGTCTGGCTAAGCTTCTAAAATAAATGCACAGGTTTATGCTGTCAACAACAG encodes the following:
- the htr2b gene encoding 5-hydroxytryptamine receptor 2B produces the protein MLAKRPEPAGQAKPGKLMTKDMTEHGCSSSLGEDLMQVRHIDSANASTSYNCSLQQAISRDQDKLCWAALLIIMVIIATVGGNILVILAISLERKLQNATNYFLMSLAVADLLVGVLVMPIALITVLYNTQWPLPLSLCPIWIFLDVLFSTASIMHLCAISLDRYIAIKKPIQHSQFNSRAKAICKISVVWLISIGIAIPIPIKGIQDQTNTITTNLTCILKTDRFREFIIFGSTAAFFVPLGIMMVIYLLTIQALKKKAYLLKSKTSQRCMWSTVSTVFQRELPGGSSLEKSDMLDGNKKQMAHLCTGASADGEANSIPSINTTCEEEIPIRRMSAMGKKSMQNISNEQRASKVLGIVFFLFVIMWCPFFITNMTSVLCATCNQEIISRLMEIFVWVGYVSSGINPLVYTLFNKTFREAFSRYITCNYSGTKPHRLHGKSKTRISFHCSVAENSKFLMKHSMRNGISNRTYQGPLWRKPVPIQSSATVLLDTLLLNEHDNSKHEEQVSCV